The genomic region GTAAACTTGAAGCAGATACTGACGCTTCTGAAGTTTCATGTTTCACTGTTCAAGAGGCAATGGGGATTCAGTTGGCCTTTGATCATAATGAAATTTTGAAGGATGCTCTGGAAATGATGATCAAAACTTAGAAAAAAATAATTAGAATAATGACCAATGGTATTTATCAAATTCATAACTCCCAATTCAGATTGATACATTTTAAAATAATTCACAAGATGTTGTTAAATTTAATTTAAGATAATATATCAAGGTAAATTTTATCAGGAGGATTTAAATGGAATTTTGTCCTAAATGTGGAACAGTAATGTTCCCTAAAGGTGACTGTTTTCAGTGTTCATGTGGTTACCAGAAAAAAATAACCGAGGAAACTCTGAGTAAATATGAAGTTTCGGAGAAAGTAGCCCCCAAGGAAAATGTAATTGTAACCGGGGATAATGTAAAAACCCTACCCACAACCAAGGCCATATGTCCAAAATGCCAGAATAGGTTGGCTTTCTGGTGGTTACAGCAGACCAGAAGGGCTGATGAATCGGAAACCAGGTTTTTAAGGTGCACTGAGTGCGGACACACTTGGAGAGAATACGACTGATTAAGTTAAGAGGAGATGTTGAAGTGGACGAAGAGCCCCAGAAGGGAATTCAAGATCAGACAACTTCTGAAGTTGAATCATCCCCTGCATCCCGGGTGGTTGATGAATCCAATGGATCCACGGACTCTGAGACTAAAGAGTCTAAAAATTCTAAAGGGTTTAAAGACCCATCTAAAAAAGCAAATACCAGTAACAGTCCGCAGAGACGTTTCCGGGATTTTTTAGCCCGTGGTGATCTTGATTCTTCCGAATCTTCTCCACAGTCTGAAGTTACCTCCGATAGTTCTAAAGGGACAAAACCAGAGAAAACCAGGAGTACGGATAAAGATGCCCAGTCATCGGACTCCCACTATTTGAGCCAGGAACTTATGTCCTTTGATTTTTACAGGAAGCTCCGTTCCAATAAGGAGCAGGTACTTAAAATCATCGGAGGTTTAGTAGGGGCGCTTTTTATCATTGCGGGATTAATATATATATTGGGTTCTCCAGTTAGGGTGGCCGACAATGTGGTGGCCGGTGAAAGAGCGGTAATATCTGCCTTTTTAATACTGGTGGGGGTCCTGATTATAGCGGGTGTCTTCGCCCGCCGGTTACTGGAGAAAAGTTTTCTCAAAAACATACACAGCGAGCTGGAAGAGGCTGAAGCCCCGGATTCTGAGAAAAAATCACCGGATAAGAAAGAAAAACAAAAGGGTAATATAGAAGAGATGGATAAAAAGTAATTTAAGGAGGATGTACATGTTCAAGGCAGTTTTAAGTGATTCCAATATTTTGAAGACCAGTTTTGATGCCATATCATCCATTGTCGATGAAGTGCAGATGATGGCCGATGAAGAAGGCTTACGTCTGGATGCTCTGGACCGCAGTCACATTACATTCGTTCACCTGGAACTTAAGAAGGGAGTGTTTGACGAATACCAGTGTGACGAAACCCTGAAGATCAACGTGGATACTGAAGAACTGATGAAGGTTCTTAAAAGGGCCAAAGCAGAAGACATGGTGGAACTTACTGTGGATGAGGGTAACCTTATAGTAACATTTGAGGGTGAAGCCAAGAGAAAATTCAAAATACGTCTTATAGACATAGAATATGAGGCACCTAGCCCTCCAGAATTAGAATATCCTACTGAATTTGAAGTGCCTTTCTCCCTCCTTAAGGACTCCATCCAGGACATAGGCATTGTCTCGGATAAAATATCTCTCCAGGTGAATGAAGAAAAATTCCAGGCTTCAGCAGAGGGAGAGTTTGGTGATGCTAAAGTGGAATATGTCCACGGAGAAAGAATAGAAGAATCTGCTAGATCAATATTTTCCCTAGAAAAAGTAAAAGAAATGTTAAAAGCAGATAAATTCTCAGAATCTGCAGTTATAAGGCTAGGAAATGACATGCCCCTGAACCTTGCCCTGAAAATGGCTTCTGATGAAGGTGAACTGAGTTTCCTACTTGCCCCAAGGATAGAAAGTGAGGAATAGGGTTGGATGAATTTTTCCAGGATTTAAGGGAGATCCAAAAAAAGGAACGGAATTTAAGTAGTCTATCCCCTGTCGGGGAGGATTTCTACCAACAAATCTCCAGTTATTTCAACAAGCTCATGGAAAGGATAGATAATAATCCATTTTCCTTTGAATCTTATCTCCTTCGTGATGCCCAGAGAATTGTGGTTGAGATCTGTGAAAGACGGGAATATAAAATAACTAACAGTGCAGTGATGAATGCGCAACGTTCGCATCATCTTTTTAAAAATTCTAAGAGAGATTCAAGGCCAAAAGTACCGATAAATTCTACTCCAGAAGAGCAAAAACTCTACATGGAACTTTATAGCTCTTTAACTGCTTATCGGGAGGAAATGCGGTCTCCTCTTTTATCATATTCCCATAAAAAAGAGATTAAATCCAGTTCATTTAGTCCTTCCCGGTCTTCTTATTCAGTGGACAATGAAGGTAGTTTGGATAAGGATAACGTTAGTGAATCAATAGTTTCAGGGAATGAGTCTCCACTTTCCAAGGAAATAGGAAAAAAACCTACCAGTAGAAGTCCCCCCTTGGATGAGATTCCTCCGGACATCCAGGATGAAATATACCGGCAGTTTGGAAGAGAACCGTCAAAACAGGATTCTAAACATTCATCTGCAGGTTCAGCAGTGGAAACAGCAATTGATAGTTCTCCTAAAGCTCGGGGGTCGGAGAATGGTAACAATGTCCCGGGTGATTTTGAAACGGTATCTGGCCAAAAAACTGTCCATTTAGAAGATGAACCTGTGTTGGATAATGCAAAAGATACTGGTTCTAAAATATCCACCGAAGTTTTAATGATCTTGGAGGAGTTACCTTCCATTATGGGGGTGGATCGTAAGGTCTATGGACCATTCCATCCAGGGGACATCATAACCATGCCGGAACCCAATGCCCGTATACTGATCAAAAACCAAAAGGGTAAATCCATCCAAAGGTATAAATAAACAGTGAAATATAAATAGCCAGATATAAGATCAGGCTTTTTATAATAGTCCTAGGACCACTTAATCAATTTTACCGGTCAAATGACTTATTTTTACAGCCAAAGAGGTGATAATATGAAGCTTCCTAAAGAAAGGAAAACTTACTGTCCAAAATGCAAAAAACATACAGTTCACACAGTATTAGAATCAAAAAGAAGAAAAGCCAGCGAACTAAAATGGGGTCAAAGGCAATTCAGACGTGTAACCAGCGGTTACCGTGGATACCCACGACCATTACCTTCCGGTAACAAACCAACTAAAAAACTGGACTTAAGATACAAATGCAAAGAATGCGGTAAATCTCACATAAAACGCTCCACATTCCGCGCTGGAAAAGTAGAGTTCATCCAGCAGTAGGTGAAAAAATGTCAAAAAGTAAAAGTAACTTTTTAAGAGTTAAATGTGGGGATTGTGGCAATCAACAAGTGGTTTTCGATCATGCTGCCTCTAAAGTAGAGTGCATTATCTGTGGTAAATCTCTGGTAAAATCCAGGGGTGGAAGATCGGAAGTTGTAGCCCAAATAATAGAAGTCTTGGATTAAAAGGTGTTTTAATGGTAAGAATGAAGAATAAGTGGCCTCAGGAGGGTGACCTCATAGTGGCCACCGTGCATAAAGTCCTTAACTACGGGGCATTCGCCAAACTGGAAGAGTACCCTGGAGAGGAAGCCTTCATTCACATCTCCGAGGTATCTGCAGGATGGGTAAAGAACATCCGGGACTACGTTCGGGAAAACCAGAAAATTGTAGCTAGAGTACTTAGGGTAAACCCAAAAAAAGGTCATGTTGACGTTTCCATGAAAAGGATCCGGGAGGATCAAAGAACCCGTAAGATCCAGCAGTGGAAAATCGAACAGAAAGCCGAAAAACTCCTTGAATTTGCAGCAAAAAGCATTGACAAAGATCTCGATGCGGCTTACGATGAAGTGGGTTATGCTATAATGGACGAATTCGGGGATCTCTACGGGGCATTTGAAATATCTGCTGAAGAAGGAGCAATTTCTCTTATAGAAAGAGGGATGGATGAAACATGGGCCAATGCCATAACGGAAGTAGCCAAGAAGAACATCTCTCCTCCAGAAGTACAGATCACCGGATACGTGGATCTCACTTCTTACGCTCCGGATGGTGTGGAAATCATACGTACTGCCCTTAAATCAATTGATAAAGATAACGTAGCTGTACAATGTGTTGGTGCACCTCGTTATCGTTTACTGGTAAAATCATCGGATTACATCACTGCAGAAACCATTCTAAAGGATGCAGCAGATGAAGCCATTGCCACGGTTTTAGAGGCTGGTGGCGAAGGCGAATTCTACCGGGAATTAGAATGAAGCTGAAAATGAGGCGCTGTCGCGTCTGTAAGGAGTACACCCTTAAAGACCATTGTCCTCATTGTGGGGGAGAATTAGAAGTAATATATCCTCCACGTTATTCTCCTGAGGATAAATACGGTAAATACCGGAGAATGCTCAAAAAACAGATGAGTGATTCGTCTTAAGAGGGATGTCCCATAACTGTAGTTAATCACTTAGTATTTAGGAATGAGTAAAAATCTGTTCTCATCCGATGGACTCATAAAAAACATTATTAGCTATCTAGGAGTGTTTTAAATGAAGGAAACCTTCATAAAACTGATTAAAGATGTGGATCTCAATAATCCCATATTCATTGAGGCCCTACCCGGTATTGGTCATGTAGGTAAACTGGTGGCAGAGCACATCATACATGAGTTAGGGGCCGAAAAATTCGCAGAACTTTACTCCCCCTCATTCCCCCCACAGGTCTTTGTAGATGAAGATGGAATTGTGGAACCCATGAAAAATGAATTTTACTACCTCCAAGGCCAGGGTGAAGATGAAAGAGATTTCATTTTTCTGGGAGGAAACACTCAAGGACTCAGTCCAGAAGGACAATACGAGATTTGCGGTTCTATCCTGGATTTTGTGGGAGAATATGGTGTTAAAGAAATATACACTCTGGGCGGTCTGGGAACTGGTCAACCAGTGGAAAAACCCAAGGTGTTTGGAGCAGCCACCAACAAAGAACTGGCCGCAATGCTACAAGAGCACGAAGTAACCTTACGGTCCGCTGATGGTGGAATAATAGGTGCATCTGGGCTAATCTTAGGATTAGGCGTTCCTAGGGGTATGCACGGTGTTTGTCTCATGGGTGAAACCCCGGGGTACTTCATTGATGCCGATGCTTCTAAGGCGGTCCTCACCGTTCTGTTGGAACTAGTGAAAGTAGATGTAGATGTGGCTAAACTGGAAGAACGGGCAGAAGAAACCCGGAAAATGATCAGTAAAGCCCAACAGATGGAACGGGAAATGGCTGAAAGGATGAACATTGTCCCCGGTGAAGAGGACCTGCGATACATAGGTTAACATTCACCGTACCTACTATTTTTTTTCTTTTCACATAATTTAATTTATTACACATTTTATAGGGTGAACTCATGATTATCAGGGCTGATTTACATATACACGGCCGATATTCAATGGCCACCTCTAAAAACATGACGCCTGAGTTATTATCATCTCAGGGAAGCCTAAAGGGATTGCATCTTGTTGCTACGGGTGATGCTTTTCACCAGGGCTGGCTTAGCATGATAGAGGAAGCCACTGAAGAGGTAAACGACGGAATTTTCAGTGTCAGGGAAGATAAAAAGTTGCATAACGAGTTTCTACAGGAAGAACTTCCTGAAGGGTTTTCCAAAAATCCAGAAACCAAACTAATACTAACCTCAGAAGTGGAGGATTCTAAAAGGGTCCACCACCTAATTATTATACCTTCCCTGGATGCAGCGTATCAGATGCGGAAAAAACTTAAAGGCAGTCTGGATTCGGATGGCCGGCCCAGGGTACGTATGAGCGGTGCTGAAATACAGGAATTGGCCCTGGAAAACGGCTGTATTATGGGTCCCTCCCATGCATTCACTCCCTGGACCAGCATATATAAGGAATACGACAGTATTCATGACTGTTATGATGAAACGCCTGATTTTGTTGAATTGGGACTCTCAGCAGATACAGAAATGGCCGATCGAATCGAAGAATTACAGGATCTACCCTTCCTCACTAACTCCGATGCCCATTCTCCCTGGCCCCACCGACTGGGCCGTGAGTTTAATGAAATAAACCTTAAAAATTTAAGCTTTTCCGCCCTGGCTCAGGCCCTTCATGATAAGACCATCACGGCAAACTATGGCTTCGACCCCCGACTGGGCAAGTATCACCACACGGCCTGTACCAAGTGCTATCAGTTGTACCATCCTGACGAAGCCATAAAAATGAACATGAAATGTCCCTGTGGGGGTACCATAAAAAAAGGCGTGGACTACCGGGTGGAAGAACTGGCCACCTGGGATGAGCCCCATCATCCCTCACACCGACCTCCTTATATTCATATCATGCCCCTGGCGGAGATTATAAGCCTCACCTATAGCAAAGGGGTTACCACTAAATTCGTGCAGAAGATATGGCAGGAACTGGTTCTGAAATTCGGTGACGAGATCTCCGTACTCATTGATGCGCCCATGGATGAACTGATAGAACTGGACCCGGAACTTTCTCGTAGAATAAGGGCATTCCGGGACAAAACCCTGCAAATAAAGGTAGGAGGGGGTGGAAGATACGGGGAACTAGTTTTTAATGATGATAGTTCTGAACAAAATTCCCCAGATTCCACCTTGGATTCTTTTTTATAAGAAACAGTACCCGTCTCCCTGTTCTTAAATTTTTGAATTATTTCTGGTAAGGCTAATATTTTATCTGGAACTTTGTTTCTGTTTGGAAATAAAACTGGGAATTATTGAAATAAATGAACCATTAAATTAAGCAGGGTCATGGAAAAAGTTTTTATAATCTGAGTGATTATCAAATTCTATAGGTTTGTAAAATTCTTTAGATTCGTAAAAAATATAAGAATTTGAACCAAATTTTAAAAATAATTTTTATGAGATAAAAAGGAAAATTTGAGGTGTATATAAGATGGGATTAAGTATGGAATATTCTTGGATTATTTTAGGAACAATGATTGGTGGTTTCATTTTAGTAAGCTTAATGA from Methanobacterium formicicum harbors:
- a CDS encoding transcription factor S, translating into MEFCPKCGTVMFPKGDCFQCSCGYQKKITEETLSKYEVSEKVAPKENVIVTGDNVKTLPTTKAICPKCQNRLAFWWLQQTRRADESETRFLRCTECGHTWREYD
- a CDS encoding DUF308 domain-containing protein, which gives rise to MERIRLIKLRGDVEVDEEPQKGIQDQTTSEVESSPASRVVDESNGSTDSETKESKNSKGFKDPSKKANTSNSPQRRFRDFLARGDLDSSESSPQSEVTSDSSKGTKPEKTRSTDKDAQSSDSHYLSQELMSFDFYRKLRSNKEQVLKIIGGLVGALFIIAGLIYILGSPVRVADNVVAGERAVISAFLILVGVLIIAGVFARRLLEKSFLKNIHSELEEAEAPDSEKKSPDKKEKQKGNIEEMDKK
- the pcn gene encoding proliferating cell nuclear antigen (pcna); translation: MFKAVLSDSNILKTSFDAISSIVDEVQMMADEEGLRLDALDRSHITFVHLELKKGVFDEYQCDETLKINVDTEELMKVLKRAKAEDMVELTVDEGNLIVTFEGEAKRKFKIRLIDIEYEAPSPPELEYPTEFEVPFSLLKDSIQDIGIVSDKISLQVNEEKFQASAEGEFGDAKVEYVHGERIEESARSIFSLEKVKEMLKADKFSESAVIRLGNDMPLNLALKMASDEGELSFLLAPRIESEE
- a CDS encoding 50S ribosomal protein L44e; its protein translation is MKLPKERKTYCPKCKKHTVHTVLESKRRKASELKWGQRQFRRVTSGYRGYPRPLPSGNKPTKKLDLRYKCKECGKSHIKRSTFRAGKVEFIQQ
- a CDS encoding 30S ribosomal protein S27e; translated protein: MSKSKSNFLRVKCGDCGNQQVVFDHAASKVECIICGKSLVKSRGGRSEVVAQIIEVLD
- a CDS encoding translation initiation factor IF-2 subunit alpha gives rise to the protein MVRMKNKWPQEGDLIVATVHKVLNYGAFAKLEEYPGEEAFIHISEVSAGWVKNIRDYVRENQKIVARVLRVNPKKGHVDVSMKRIREDQRTRKIQQWKIEQKAEKLLEFAAKSIDKDLDAAYDEVGYAIMDEFGDLYGAFEISAEEGAISLIERGMDETWANAITEVAKKNISPPEVQITGYVDLTSYAPDGVEIIRTALKSIDKDNVAVQCVGAPRYRLLVKSSDYITAETILKDAADEAIATVLEAGGEGEFYRELE
- a CDS encoding RNA-protein complex protein Nop10, which codes for MKLKMRRCRVCKEYTLKDHCPHCGGELEVIYPPRYSPEDKYGKYRRMLKKQMSDSS
- a CDS encoding proteasome assembly chaperone family protein, with the translated sequence MKETFIKLIKDVDLNNPIFIEALPGIGHVGKLVAEHIIHELGAEKFAELYSPSFPPQVFVDEDGIVEPMKNEFYYLQGQGEDERDFIFLGGNTQGLSPEGQYEICGSILDFVGEYGVKEIYTLGGLGTGQPVEKPKVFGAATNKELAAMLQEHEVTLRSADGGIIGASGLILGLGVPRGMHGVCLMGETPGYFIDADASKAVLTVLLELVKVDVDVAKLEERAEETRKMISKAQQMEREMAERMNIVPGEEDLRYIG
- a CDS encoding TIGR00375 family protein; this encodes MIIRADLHIHGRYSMATSKNMTPELLSSQGSLKGLHLVATGDAFHQGWLSMIEEATEEVNDGIFSVREDKKLHNEFLQEELPEGFSKNPETKLILTSEVEDSKRVHHLIIIPSLDAAYQMRKKLKGSLDSDGRPRVRMSGAEIQELALENGCIMGPSHAFTPWTSIYKEYDSIHDCYDETPDFVELGLSADTEMADRIEELQDLPFLTNSDAHSPWPHRLGREFNEINLKNLSFSALAQALHDKTITANYGFDPRLGKYHHTACTKCYQLYHPDEAIKMNMKCPCGGTIKKGVDYRVEELATWDEPHHPSHRPPYIHIMPLAEIISLTYSKGVTTKFVQKIWQELVLKFGDEISVLIDAPMDELIELDPELSRRIRAFRDKTLQIKVGGGGRYGELVFNDDSSEQNSPDSTLDSFL